ACATcgagatatatataaatatacacaaatttatttataaataaataaatttccttTCAAACAAAATTACGATAGCATGTTGGAGTATAAgatttgaatttataatatatcTCATGTTAAGATATATTGAATAGTAACAAATTATACGATTAAGGTATCAACTTCATACCTATCAGACTCCTTCTCTCTATGGTCGAGTGTATCAAAATTTATAGATGGTTAAAATTAAGATACAAGTAATAagatcaatatataaaatataagatcgAATACAAACAATCAAAATAAGATACAAATGAATAAGATTGAGGTACACactaacaaatataaaataatgaaacctAAATGCACATGTAACTTGATTGATCAAGGTCTCCTATAGGTAACTATTCAATATTGTAACCAAACATGAAACATAAAACTTtgtttaggaagtgtttttgaaaataattttttaaaatagttttacgatgttttgtaaaatagtatgtttggaaatttaaaatattataaatttattttatatgtttttaagtatttttaaaagtaaattttatatatatattttcaataatttttgtatttatataattattttttaaagcaaatagtcttcttatgtttttaaaaacagaaaagtaGACTATGTTTaggaactgtttttaaaaacaaaatttgagaactattttttaaaattgttttctggtgttttgtaaaacaatatcttgtttgagaacttaaaatactcctaatttatttttcatatttttaaatatgtttttaaaataacttttatctttcgtactttatttttacttattctttGTGTTTGtatgattatatttcaaaataatcctaaaaaaaagaaataagtggAAACAACTAAAAAACTAAGATTctattttggaattattttcaaaaatagtttttgaaaaaaaaattaaatttattttcaaatattttgtaaaacaaatatttatttgagaacctaaaatattttaaacttattttctatgtttttaaaataactttttacatatagtgttttgtttttaaccattcatcatcatcattattattattattattaaaataacattaataaaataagtgaaaataattaaaaaaaatgttatctaaaagtaccttattttatattttttatcatgaaacatgtttttttgtctttttatttattttttcctgaATAGTACAAAACAGTTTTGTAATAAATGTTCTTTGAAAACCCATATTTTTAGGtgtagaaaacattttttttttttttgtgtgtgtgttctAATTGTGAAACATGTTTTGGCgtatttgaaaaatagaaaattgttttagaaaacaattaccCAACACTAACCTATTTCCTTATAATCAAAattagggtatgtttggttgctattttcgaaaatcattttctgttattaaaaacaaaaaaaatactaaaaacatatAACATATTTGAGGAAGGTGgagctttttgttttttgtgttctcaaaagactatttcttttttaaaagcaataagaagatatttttattattttttcattgttcaaaaaatagattgttttttcttccaaggttttttttttttttttttttttttttttttttttttttttttttttttttttttttttttttttttttgcgtgtGTGTTTCCCTAGCAGCTTTTGTGTTTGTTGGTTTCTTCTCTgatgaaatcattttcaatagGAAACAAATTTTAGTTCTACCTAATCACCACACCCTCACCCCaaaccctttcttcttcctttatttatttgtctttgACATATAGTATCTGAGAAAAAATGGCTCCCCAAAAAGTTTCACTCTCACAGGTTGCCCAACACAAGTCAAAGACGGATTGCTGGATCCCCAAAAAGTTTCAGGCAATtggtttttttaagaaaattattaaaattaatgtcAGTACACGTGGATATAAAAGTCATCATTTGTTtcagaaaattataattaatttaaaaaaatttaaaataaaatattttttaaaatttaaatgaattgtgtatataaaatttatttatatatttataaaaccaAGTTAATTAacaaaacactttattaattgaaaaaaaaaattttaaacatgttttttgttttacttattctaaaaacattttttattaacttaattaaacatgtttttttttttttttgtttttgagaataaaaactatttttcaaaattcaatttgcaAACacaatttgttttctaaaaacacaaaaagccgatcttaaaaactattttccaaaacGGCAACCAAACAAGGCCTTATTATCATACCACCACCCACAATGATGAGATGGCATGATATCATTGGACGAGAACGTGGATGGCCCACCACCGACCCAAATGGGCTAATTGCATTTGACTAACATACCCTTTTGGCTTTCCCAAAAAGCCCATGATccaatcaaaatcaacaaaatgaCCACAGCACTAACCCAACACAATAGTTAACTAACTATAGTTAGTGAACCCAGCCAACTATAAATTAGGGTTGTGGCTATCCTTGAAAAAACCCTAATATAGtctccaaatccattttttatgatgCCCCAAAACCACCCATTTTATCACACCCCgactcataaaaaaataaagccaAACAAGGAAGGGTCAAGAAGGTCACCACCCCCAAAATACTGGTACGTCTCTCCTTTACTCTCTCTCTTGACAAAACTTTGATTTTGAACACAAGGGTCTGTTTCTGttcaaaacttgaaaaatagtcctctccctctttctctctcatctgcAATTAAGAGAGAGAAAGCGCGGGCTAAAAATTTTCATGGGTTTCAAAAGCTGGGTTCAAAGCCCTAGATCAGTGGGTTCCCGCCAAAACCCAGGATGTGTACAAGACCCAGATGGCTAATCGGTATCTATTATTGTTTTTCATAGTCTAAATCGATTTTTTTATCTGttttttttgtgaattaaattttgggtatccattttttttccccattttgatTTGTGTTTCAAAAGATTTGGGAAATGAGGGATACGATTTGTTTTTAGGGTTTGAATTCGAAATCCATGGCAGGGTGGTCGATGATTGCTGATGGGTCTGCGTTAGATTGCGTGAAAATCCTCAAGCCTCAGGAGAACGGGTTGTGGTTTGTACTGGAGCCCGGCTCAAAAGGGATTGTAGTAGGAGGGGGCGGGATCAGTGAGCTTCGATGCAGTTTCGATCAATTTTTGGGTCCATTTCTGAAGCAGATCCGTGGGCACAACAGTTATAGGCCTCTGCCTCCAATGCTTGGTAATGGGCAATGTGTGGACTTGTTCAAACTTTTCTTGCTTGTGAAGGAAAAAGGTGGATACCGTACTGTTTCTGAGAATGTGTTGTGGAATTTGGTGGCTGAAGAATCCGGGTTGGATTCTGGTGTTGGCTCAGCTCTGAAATTGGTATACATCAAGTACTTAGATCTATTGGATAGATGGTTGGATAGAATTTTTAAAGACAAGAAATCACACGGTAGTTTGAGTGTTTGTGGTGACACTTCGGGAAGGCTTTTAATGGAGTTAGAGACAGAATTTAAAGGGTTCTTACCGGAAATTTTGGATCAAAAGATGAAAGATGAGGAATACCCACATTTTGATTTGGCAAAGAGTGAGTCAAGTTTTTCGGGTGTGGAAAATTTGTATTGCAATGATGAGGTGAAGAGTGATGTGAAGGTGGAGTCAGAGGGAGGTGTGAAATGTGTTGATGATAATGATGAGGTGAAGAGTTCAGTGAAGCTTGAGTTGGATTTAAACAGAAAATGTGTTGATGACGATGAAGATGTTATGATTTTGGATTTAAATGAAGTTAATGAAGAGGTTTTTACTCGGAAGCGGAAGCGAGAATATATGTTGGGGATGCTGAATTGGGTTACCACAATTGCAAAGAATCCATGTGATCCTTCTATAGGAAAGTTGCCGGAAAGGTCAAAGTGGAAGTTGACTGGGCCAGGGGAATTGTGGAAGCAGGTTTTGTTGGTCCGAGAGGCATTGTTTCTCCAAAGGGATGTTGATTTGAGTGCTGAACAATCAATTTGGCAGGTATGAATTATCTTCTAAATTCACATACTTGAATGGATAAAttaattgaacttttttttttttttgataagtaaaaagatatgcattaataaaaaggcaaaaagccacaaagcatataGGGGGTATACAAGGCGGCTAGGGTCTCAAAAAAACAGAGACAAAAAGAATcacctccccttaagtggatgCTACCCACTCCAGGAAGCCTATAAGAGAGAAAGCCTCCTCACCTAAGTACAATTTGGCCCATCTCCACAAATTACAGAAGATATAGGTTTTGTGGATTGTacatattttcttgtttataGCCGTAGAAATATATAATCTCTGAGTcaatttcatgttttctttttctaagatgctttattatttatttccacTGTGGTTTCTTGTTGTGCTTTGGTCTCCATCAATATATGATGAGATAAGGCTGCAAAACAATCACATTTATATGATTGGCTTTCTACTAATATTAACTTTATAACTAAGTCATTTCATCAGTCATCATATCTTTTCAGTTGATAAAGACATGCAAATATTaaagcataaaataaataatgctTAGAATGTGTTGAGGTTTCCTTTTTAATTCCCTCAATTTAGGTCAGTTTTCCTCTTTGCAGGCCTATTAACTAGCAATAATGCACTCTCTGTTCTTTTTCATTCTTGATTACTTCATGTCTTGCTCAATGCTTGTCTTGTAATACCTTTGGGGGATGACATTTTAAAACATATGTATTTTACTctcttttttgtgttttataaTCTATTTATTAGTTTAACCAAACTCATTTGGCTTTCCTGTTAGCTTCCTATTTCTGTTATTGTGTTTTCTTATTGGTCCTTTTTTTGACATGATCAATCCATGTCAATCAACTCTTCATTGAGGTTAATACCAATTgaatttatttagtaaaaaattataGCATTTGTAATCATATGCATGTACATCCAAAGTTGGGCTGCCCTCTCTCTCTTCTCGTTTCCTTGTGATATAATGAGTCCTTGGTTGGCAACTACTTCATTTTGAAACTCTagcctcctttttttttttttttttttttttgctgctTCTTGTTGGTTAGTTGTTTGTAAAAATTTGGCTGAGTTTGTTTTGCGTGTGGAAATCATATGAGGAACATCTTCATACATTCTTTATTCTTCTTAAAATGGTTTAGCAAGTTAATGAAAATGGCCCCTCTAATGCAgctctttttattgttttccatTTGTCCATGTTTTGTTCCAACTGAAGTTAAATTTCTTACATTTCAAGAATGGTTTAAGAAACTCTGTTGATTGGATGATAGCATGCCCTGATGCAACTCTACATTATTGATATGAATCCGTGGTAGTCTTCTGATATAcaatatggaaaagaaaaaaaagaagaaaagaaaatatatacaaCAGGATGGGACAAATTGTTCTgtttataatgtttattttgGTAACGAAATTTATAATGTGGGGCTCTATGTTTGGTCTACTGCATTACATTTTAATCTTAAATGATTAACACTGTCCTGGAAGtgttaattattaatattaaagagTACACCATAACTTTATCACTTACTATGAGAAGACATATTTGTTAATTACTCATCCACCTGTCTTATGTGATATTTCAATATGGGAGTTGTATTAGTAATTTTTAATGCAATCAAATAGCTCCTGAGGCCTGGTTCAGGTGGCAGGGGGAGTTGGGTGggggaggttccaagttcaatTCTATCTTCTAACAAGAaatatctattaattttttttttaaatgtatggcTGAAATTATTTGTCTCAGCCATCTGTATAGTTGTAATTTTATTGGATAAAAATCCAAGTAATACTACATTGTGTTACTTGGACCAATTCGATGATGATCTTTTGGACCAAGGACTAAAAAGCGGGTTACTTTGTAATTTGATGAATCGTACCAATTTGTATATAGGGGAAGGACCATTGTCCGTATTCgacttcattgattggttgggttcttgttgagggagggagtatttttgtttccttttcattttttggagCCTTGTGGCAACCGTTGTATACATCCTATGTACTTTGGTGCACCTCTTTGGTGCTTTATTGATATAGTTTGTGCATTTACCTTTCAACAAAGTAATACCACATTGTGTTTTTGTCA
The sequence above is drawn from the Vitis riparia cultivar Riparia Gloire de Montpellier isolate 1030 chromosome 15, EGFV_Vit.rip_1.0, whole genome shotgun sequence genome and encodes:
- the LOC117932208 gene encoding AT-rich interactive domain-containing protein 1 isoform X1; the protein is MCTRPRWLIGWSMIADGSALDCVKILKPQENGLWFVLEPGSKGIVVGGGGISELRCSFDQFLGPFLKQIRGHNSYRPLPPMLGNGQCVDLFKLFLLVKEKGGYRTVSENVLWNLVAEESGLDSGVGSALKLVYIKYLDLLDRWLDRIFKDKKSHGSLSVCGDTSGRLLMELETEFKGFLPEILDQKMKDEEYPHFDLAKSESSFSGVENLYCNDEVKSDVKVESEGGVKCVDDNDEVKSSVKLELDLNRKCVDDDEDVMILDLNEVNEEVFTRKRKREYMLGMLNWVTTIAKNPCDPSIGKLPERSKWKLTGPGELWKQVLLVREALFLQRDVDLSAEQSIWQKKQKMHPSMYEDHAGSERLRYSQRLLSGKRSRSRACSESSSSATQSDLDKSPSPCMEDHHDKQLLGICDPSIGHSVAGLCGDSHVRKRFPVGPAFQATIPEWTGVVSEIDSKWLGTRVWPLDKIEHKFLIERDPIGKGRQDSCGCQFPGSIACVQFHVAEKRIRIKLELGSAFQHWQFDKMGEVVGLSWSEEEKKRFKEIVRLNPPSMGVRFWDEIFKSFSTKSREDLVSYYFNVFLLQRRADQNRLTPNNIDSDDDESEFGPLSNGFGHEAINLPSSILYAQNNPHMNFR
- the LOC117932208 gene encoding AT-rich interactive domain-containing protein 1 isoform X2, giving the protein MAGWSMIADGSALDCVKILKPQENGLWFVLEPGSKGIVVGGGGISELRCSFDQFLGPFLKQIRGHNSYRPLPPMLGNGQCVDLFKLFLLVKEKGGYRTVSENVLWNLVAEESGLDSGVGSALKLVYIKYLDLLDRWLDRIFKDKKSHGSLSVCGDTSGRLLMELETEFKGFLPEILDQKMKDEEYPHFDLAKSESSFSGVENLYCNDEVKSDVKVESEGGVKCVDDNDEVKSSVKLELDLNRKCVDDDEDVMILDLNEVNEEVFTRKRKREYMLGMLNWVTTIAKNPCDPSIGKLPERSKWKLTGPGELWKQVLLVREALFLQRDVDLSAEQSIWQKKQKMHPSMYEDHAGSERLRYSQRLLSGKRSRSRACSESSSSATQSDLDKSPSPCMEDHHDKQLLGICDPSIGHSVAGLCGDSHVRKRFPVGPAFQATIPEWTGVVSEIDSKWLGTRVWPLDKIEHKFLIERDPIGKGRQDSCGCQFPGSIACVQFHVAEKRIRIKLELGSAFQHWQFDKMGEVVGLSWSEEEKKRFKEIVRLNPPSMGVRFWDEIFKSFSTKSREDLVSYYFNVFLLQRRADQNRLTPNNIDSDDDESEFGPLSNGFGHEAINLPSSILYAQNNPHMNFR
- the LOC117932208 gene encoding AT-rich interactive domain-containing protein 1 isoform X3, whose product is MIADGSALDCVKILKPQENGLWFVLEPGSKGIVVGGGGISELRCSFDQFLGPFLKQIRGHNSYRPLPPMLGNGQCVDLFKLFLLVKEKGGYRTVSENVLWNLVAEESGLDSGVGSALKLVYIKYLDLLDRWLDRIFKDKKSHGSLSVCGDTSGRLLMELETEFKGFLPEILDQKMKDEEYPHFDLAKSESSFSGVENLYCNDEVKSDVKVESEGGVKCVDDNDEVKSSVKLELDLNRKCVDDDEDVMILDLNEVNEEVFTRKRKREYMLGMLNWVTTIAKNPCDPSIGKLPERSKWKLTGPGELWKQVLLVREALFLQRDVDLSAEQSIWQKKQKMHPSMYEDHAGSERLRYSQRLLSGKRSRSRACSESSSSATQSDLDKSPSPCMEDHHDKQLLGICDPSIGHSVAGLCGDSHVRKRFPVGPAFQATIPEWTGVVSEIDSKWLGTRVWPLDKIEHKFLIERDPIGKGRQDSCGCQFPGSIACVQFHVAEKRIRIKLELGSAFQHWQFDKMGEVVGLSWSEEEKKRFKEIVRLNPPSMGVRFWDEIFKSFSTKSREDLVSYYFNVFLLQRRADQNRLTPNNIDSDDDESEFGPLSNGFGHEAINLPSSILYAQNNPHMNFR